The DNA region ATTAGAAATATTATTTCCTCAGTCTTCTTCATGCAAGACCTGCAATTTTTCAAGACCTGTAAATCAAACTACTTTCAACTGTGTCTATGACTCTATGTTCTGCTTGCGTGATAATGTTTATCAGATTCCATTAACTATAGCAGTTCTCTTCTGTGTAAAATAGGCATTGCTAGTGCGGTCCTAAAGAAAATCACGTTATAACTTTTAAAgtcccctcccccccccccccccaccccctCATTTCCACAATCCTTTATTGCACATGGTTCAATATCTAGAAAATATTGCATAATATTGTGATTGTATTTTAGAATATTTTTTAGTATCTTTGATAATTTCTTAAAGTGTGTTTTCCGTAATTTATCATTTTGCATGTTTTGTTTTCGTAATTTAGTATTTTAGATCATTCATAATTTTATTGTGTCATGTCCTCCTTTACTAAATCCCTATAATTCCAACAGCATCAATATGCTATAAATACTCATTTTTCTTGATTTAATTATTGTATGAGTCttagtttttcatttttgaaataATCTGCAGGTTTGGTTCTGTGCCTCTCGTGGAATTTTGTGGCAGTTACCACTACTTGGATCAAAGGAGAAGGTTTGTCTTAAAAGTCACAACTGAAAATGGGTCCATTAGTCTTGTTAGTTCATTCTTAATATTTAGAGACTTGTATTGTGATGTAGGTCCAACCATCTGGTTTCTTgctattatctattttatttctGGAGCTCCAGGATCCTATGTAATGTGGTATCGCCCTCTTTATCGTGCTATGAGGTACTGTTCAATATGATTAATCCAATTTTTGTAATTTAGCATAGGGACATCAGTTTTCAGCTTGTGTTAACCTctgaaaaaaatgtaaaacatGATGATCTATATCATCCAGCTTGATTTTGCTCAATTATGAAGTTTCaaatatttcacattttttctGTAAGAGCATTTTGTACTCCTGGATAACATGCGGGGAGAATGTGAGCATTTGATAGGCATTACTATCAGTGGCGGAGGCACAGGGGTGACTTCCCCCCGCTTAGTCACCCCTGCAATTTTGGAATTTCTCTCCTAAtgttccttttttttattaaccCGATGTGGGACTTTAGTTACTCATATGTTGTGGGTTGTATTTTGTGAATGTGGGACTTTATTTAGTCACCCCTGACTCAAATGAAACATTTAAGTTTCATTAACAAGGTGTTCATCCTGTTTGTGGGTTGTGTTTTGACCacttcattgttttcttttttattaatgatgcgggacttttgttgtgggtctGAGGTTTGAATGTTGGATGATTGGGGCAAGGTATTGGCTTGAGGTTTGAGGTTCCAGTTGCTTTGTTTTTCAATGAAAATGGGAAGAGAAGTGGAGAAGGTTGTGGTTCTATTTTGGACTTGAAGGAGATAGTCACGGTGGTGAAGGTTTTGGGGATGCAGGAAAGTTGATGATGGTGAATAGTTATGATAGTTGATGATGGTGGTGAAGGTTCCAGATCTGATTGGCTCTACATCGTTGATGTTTCCAGGCAGTAGGCTTTGCTAGAAGTAGAAGGGGCTTTTATGTTTATTCCCCTATTTTTATCCCTTTTCCTCTGCTTTTATCTTTTACCTTTTGTTGTAATTTGTCTACCGTGTTTTTGGTGGTACCACTGGTACCttggcttatccaaaaaaagttatgataGTGATCTGTCAGTGGTTCAAAGGTAATGGAAAGAAGGGAAATGGGAGATGATGAAGTAGAGGTGCTGCTTAGTGTAAGGACTAAGGACATTGGTGGGAAGGTGGAAGAAACATTCATGGAGGATGAGTTTTGTGATATGATGCTATGGGATGAAGGAGATGATTTTTGGATAGAAGGTCCTTGTACGTGAAGAAGTGAAGTAAGTTTTTTCATGGTGAGAAGTTCCCCGGATAATTTCTAACTTTCTACCTATAACTAAATAATAAACTCTATTACTCTTCACTTTCTCATGTGTGACTTTTTATGGATATTCAAATTTTTATGAGTTCAAACTCAAATTTATCGGTTCAATTCTCTTTTTGGTTGCTTAATTAGTCTAATTATATATGAGATTGAATTCGTGGTGTTTGTGTTTTGCTTGGAAAAAAGTGATAAAAATTATGCACACTAAGTGTTTGTAAAAAAATCTCCTTTAAGATTTAGTCTTTAATAAAAGGGcttgaaattttcttacaaattatACTCTTTTAAATCTCAGTCCCCCCCTTCTGAAATTCCTGGCTCCGCCCCTGATTACTATCATTGCAAAAGTTGATAATTTTTTTCGGTGCTAAGTTTACCTTCTGCAATTCTTTGATCTGATTTTTTCTGAAGAGGGACACCAGAAGTATAAGGGTTGTGAGAGGGATGGGGGAGACGGGTGGACTCTGTTGAGGCTTTACCTTCTTCCAAATTGCATTAAAAAGCATTGACTTGTAAAATTGTGATTTTGTCTTATTAGAGCACGTGACATTTGAGAATGCTTCACGTGCTGCTTAGTCTAAATTAAGATTAGTTAGGCAGTTAGCAAGTTTGTTAGGCAGTTATGGATTGTTAACTGAATCTGTTAGAATTAACCCCTTACATTAGTGTTTGTATATATACTGATTTGTGAAATGAAATACACAAGAGAATCATTTCTCATATTTCTCAGATTTGTTATGTCTGAACATTTATCTTGTGTCCAGAAACCAGTCTACTGCATGGATTCTTCAATGGTTTATTATTGATTTTATTGTCTGATATTtctgttgtttctgttttataaTTGTGTACCGCCTCCTTTTACAGGACTGACAGTGCGCTGAAGTTTGGCTGGTTTTTCTTGTCATACggggaaagttttttttttttttgtattttctcACTGTACTCACTTATTCTGCACTAATTTTGTGAAGTACTCATCTCGTTTTTACTATTTTCTATAAGCATTTGCACATCGTCTTTTGCGTTTTTGCTGCAGTTGCGCCACCAATTATATTCAAAGGAAAATCTCTCACGTGAGTGTCCTTCTAATCTACACTTTATGTTGGTATTTCGCAAACTAATTTTCTTCAGCCGCTACTCTTTTATTGATTTGATCTTAGGGAGGCAAGGAAAACACTGCAGACTGTCTAATCATGTATTTTTTGTTGTGTTTGGGTTGACTGTATGTTCTCGATGATTTTGTAGTTCAATAATATGAGAAAAAAATGGTTTAATCGTCCACTTCTGCTCGAACTAACTTTTGTGTTTTATGCTGTTATGTTGTGACGGAGGTATTTTGGCTGCAATTGATGTGTTGGGCGATCATGCATTGGTTGGGGTATGTTCATAATGTGTGCCTCATCACTTTTTTTTCCCCAAGTTTCATTTACATATATCTCAATTGGTTCAAAAGTTTAGAGGAAAAATGAGAGGTTAAAATCCCTTCCCTTCAAATTTTTCCCCCTCCAAAAGTGGGGGTGGGGGACTTTGAAGGGAAGGGAAATTGGCTTATAATTTATGGGCTGGGCTGTAAGGTACTAAGgattaaatttcattttttttaatttcaaaactgCATTTAAATATACTACCCTACCTATTTTAGGTAATTACAGGAGTATTTCTTGGCTTCTATAATGCCCTTTAGCTTCTTAGAAGTTGCAGTTGGATACTATAATTACTGTTTCCATCGGGTATATTTTCAAGTCATGATTTCACTTTTAATGATGTTCATACTTGTGCTGAGTTGCAGATATTCTACTTCATTGGGTTTGGATTATTCTGTCTTGAGTCACTGCTGAGCATCTGGGTTATTCAGGTTTCTATAATTTTAACACTGTAATTGTTAGTAAGTTGGGATGCTCTCTTCTCTCCTTAAACTTTCTTGTTTGACTATTTGCAGCAAGTAATGATGTACTTCCGCGGCAGTGGCAAGGCTGCAGCGATGAAGCGCGAGACAGCAAGAGGGACGATGATGGCAGCTCTATGACGTGGCACTAGATGATGTTTCCCCCTATAGTTATCCCCGAAAATTGATTTCCTCAGTTACCATTATCTTATGTGGCCTTGCTTACTGTACTTGGATTCATTTTCTTGGTTTCCTGACAAAGATTGAATTAAACCACATGATTAAGATAGAAATCTTAGTTGTGCATATATAGAAACATTGTTTGAGATGGCTGTCTCGGCAGATGACTATTTTATAGGATTGTTGGTGGtatttttataaacaaaatgGTTCATAATTCAACTGAGTTTCATGTTCGGCTGACTTGAAAATCGTGTGTTGAAGTCCTTTATAACTACCGGTggatatataattttatttgatcGTTGAGATGAAAACTATCACTTGCAAATAGAGTAGACCCCTGCCTTGCTGCAGACACTGTGCTAGGCGGTGACTCTCCCTTTGACCACCTGGACATATTGACGCTGGAGAGTTTCCTATGCTCCTATCATGTCCTCCTTTCCATCACGAACTATTTTTACCTAAGCCATATGAATTTTAAATTGTGATCGCAATTGCACTTGCAGTCGCATTATATTTTGGTATGGTGAAAGCAATTGCACTTGCAGTCGCATTATATTTTAGTTATTTACATTGACGGAAATAGATTAAAGTCAACATTACTTTTGTTAGAACACACAAAATCAAATCGAAGAAAAAATACAGAGAAGTAATGATGGTTtagttttatttgtattttttatgacGAGATAAAATCGTGAATCTGGATGGGTGTCTATGTAAAACTTGTGTATATTAACATTAACATTGCATAGTTTGTGAATCCTGGAGGGTTGTTTTCGATGGGCTCTACGGCTGGCTATAGAGCTAGGATTTAGAAGTGTGGAGTTTGAGACAGATTGCTTGCAATTATTTAATTGGTGGAAGTCAAGCAAATATGGTGTTTCTTTTTTAGCTACGGTTATTTGTGAGTGTCGTACTTTACATTTTGCCTTTGATGTTTTTTCTGGAAATGCTTTAACTGATTTGTTAGCTAGGAATTCTTCAACTAACACGGATGAAGTGTGGGTGGAGGAGGTTCCGGACTATGCTTCTCGTTTGGTGGCTCAAGATATTTTGGCTTCTATGCCTCCTGTGGCTTGATTTAATATATtgccatttcaaaaaaaaacattacatagTTATTAGACTCTTAGAACAAAAATAGAGAAGAGGTAAAGAAAAATGAGAGTTTGTGAGTTTCTTTGTTTGATTGCTATTAATAAAGAAGcaataatgttacttacacatcTCTTTTTGAGGtgagagaggtggaatgaagagagatagaaaaaaaggaaaagtaagagagagagaaagtatgagatcatgtaatagatgataagaggagagagatagaaataaaaatatgtgaaaatgaagtgtttaaaatacgaggtgtgtatatatcattgttgataTAGAAGAGAGACAACTTGTATTCACTTTatgaagtgtgtgtttggttatcAGTTTCAATGTGTTACGAGACAATTTTAACTAAAAAACATGAATTCTAATGTGTAATGTGAAAGTAACTCCTTACTTCCATTGGATTGAAAATACTTCCAAATTGATCTTAACTTAAATCCAAACACACTCGAAGTCTGCTTAGGTTTGAAGTATGTTTACATATATCATTTTTCGTTATAAAaacaacataatataatatgttTACATATATCATTTTTATCGTTTTAAaaacaacataatattttataaataaatttttattttatattaggGCAAAAATGTCTTTAtcatgtaaaataattttattttttatttatttctatcATACAAAAATAACTTATAAAAATTTAGTCTATTTCTCACATgtttctttttagtttttattttactaATCTTCTCTCTTCTTTGTTCTTCTCCTAAACCAAATAAAgtataaaccctaaaccctttaAAAAGAgtttaggatttagggtttagggtttagggagaAGATGTGAAATCTATGGTGTCAAGATAGAATCAAAATATCAAATCCACAATAGATCCAactcctttttttttgtcaacatgaAAGTGGACTAAAAAAAATGGAGAGTGGCCAAACGGCGCCGTAGCATTCCCAATTTATCATTACTTGTGATTTCCAAAAccttttgaaaaatgaaaacccCTTTCGTCTAGGGTTTAAGCTGCTGCTAACACCAACCCTCACTCTGAAACTTTTGCTTTCGAATTCGATACAGCCCCCATTCATTTCGCCTTCGAAACACTGCAGCTAGTTTGATATCAACAATGGAAACCCTAACCTGCAACGGGTCGGAGCTTGACCCGAACCCTATTCCGACGGAGCCACCAGCACCGGACTGTGCTGTGCGGCCATCCCCAAAGAGGAACCCAACAACTGGCCGGAGCTTGACCCAAACCTTACTACGACGGACGGAGACACCGGCACCGGAGGATGAAAACCTTGAGAGTTTGGATTGTAGTGGAAGGAGTGGAGAAGATCCCCTCTTTCAAAATCAGTTGAGGAGAATGGTGGTGAGGTTCATAGTGAATCTGGAAGTGAAAGTGAGAATTCTGAGTctgaggagaagaaggagaaacaCGGTGATGTGGAAGTTGAGGAAGGTGAGATAAGTGGTTCTGATGATGACAAGATGATTAGTTGGAGTAACAATGATGATGATATTATtggtgatgaggatgatgatgctgTAGAAGCACCCATCAGATCAAAGAATGAGATTCAGGTATTcccttttttttaattcatttaataaatatttgctAATTTAATTTTGCAGTTAGTTTGTAGCTGATAGGAGCTTTTCAACTGAGATTAGTATAAGTGCTTATATGTTTAAAGATACTTGTAGAGAAGTCAaaagaggtttttttttttttaataagttgAGGTGTAGAAATTGATTTTAAGCTATGGGGAAGCTATTACATGGATGGCTCATAATTATTGCAAGATTAGTTCAACCTTTTCTTTCCCCTTTTAAGTGTTTAGTGAACAAGTTTTTTCAAACTGGCTCAGTACTTCATTGGGAATTATCAGTTAGAGCTTGTTGAATGTAGACTCTGTTTTGCTTTTTCTTACACACATGAATCTGCTGGGTTTGGATCCTTTCTTTTCAGTCCCAAGATGTTTATTTGAGTTTGGTTTAATCTGAAGAGACTATTTTATGCCAGTTACTATTATCACAGGAATTAAAAGTCTAGGCATTGACCTTTTTATTTTGAAGCATAAACAACATTTTAGAATTAAAGGGAAGCTAGAATTTGATAAACTTTGATAATCTCTTCACGCTTGGTGCAATACACAGACTCAGGGTGAAGTTTATCCAGTAATGTCTGTAGTTAATTTGACTACCCAGTACACCTGGTTACAAGCTATTgtgcaattttatttttctcctgGGATTTCTTTTGAATGGTGTTAACTTTGCAGAATTTGCCTCCAGTTCCGCCTGTAAACGTGAGCTTAGAAGTTAGAACCACACCATCAAATTCTGCCAGTGGGAGTTGTAATGTCGGTAAGCTCATTGAAACCTAGTCTCTAATAATTGGAGAAATGTTAGCATTGGATTATTAATTGCATGGTGACCCCTTATCTGTTTAAATTAAGTGTTTGTTGCTATAGGTCAGAGTGACGAAAGGAAATAGATACCAATTGTTGTTAGAATCAACTAAATCAACTTCCTACTTTTATAGACTCTTGGTGCTCAAGTCATTGTGGAAGGAGTGGAAAAGCATGACCCACTTAATGAGGGTTCTATTCTCTGGTTAACTGAAAGCCAAAAACCACTAGGCATAGTTGATGAAGTCTTTGGACCAGTCAAAAACCCTTATTATGTTGTGAGATTCAATTCTGAAGATGAAGTCCCTGCAAGCATCCAAGGGGGAACCTTGATCTCATTTGTTCCAGAATTTGCCGATCATGTGCTTAAAAACAAAGATGTTTACAAGAAAGGGTATGATGCATCTGGTGCGAACGATGAGGAGTTGGATGATGAATTTGAGTTTTCAAATGATGAGAAGGAGGCTGAATACAGGAGAATGCAAAGATTGTCAAAGAGAGGTGTAAATGATCAAAATCCTGGCAAGGGcaagaaaaaaaacaatagaTGTCAGTCTTCACTGAATGAGTATGTGGTACTGTTTAcgctgatttttggtaaacaaatatcctcttagttcgactaaaggaagtttagattcagggtccttttgagaaaacgctttgccaaagtgttgtgtgtgtgagtgtttttcgacaacaacgaaTCAGTTCAAATAGAACTGGATTTCATTAAGcacgggtcaattacaaagaagtcacatacatcaaaataacaCGAAAGCTACAAGAAATGTGGATTTCGACAGGAAAGTACATAAAGGAACTGGAAATTAACAAGCTTaatacaagaaaactaaagtgttggttctgcaacatactcctccatcatcacgtcttgctccttgagtctcattgatgcggacatttagagctttttggtgaattttcagagttttagTTGGGAACCCCCTTTTTCTAATGCtatttcttctatttatagtgctctCCTTTTCTCCACGtacttggcggtttttcttcaaTGTGTAAGGGCTTagtgggtttgaattttggcgccttacCCCACATTCAGCCGGAGATTTTGAGCACGTGACCTAATTGCCACGTGGGTGGTCTTGGGTCGTGGGTAACCGTTgccattcgtggcatcgtgggtacacGCACGTGCTCGTAATTGCTCAttactcggtaactgcctcttccgttAAGATGATCGAAGTTCcttcatctgctgagtttgtcgagatataGCTCTTACTAACTTGCCTTTGAGGGACACCACGTGTTGAGTTGCAAGTTTCGTCATAGTCCTTTTTGTCGAGCAACCACGTCTTCAACATGATGTCGAGAATCGTAGTGCTCATAATTTTAgcttaacagttgccccccaaaaatgttggttgtcgactgctttgGCTGGAAGACACCAAACGTTTTTGATCGCGTCCGTTCAAACTCATCGATTCAAATGCTTTGCATCCTTGAGCGTCCGATTCCTAAGTCCAATTGGTGGCCATAACGTCTGACGACTTTTCACTAGTTGTCAGTTATAGcatttttagggccatgatttcatcTATGTCAAAAAGCTGGGTAATGACatgatttaattaataaaataatcacttagACTTCAAATTTTATAAACTGAAGCATAATGCGGCCTTAGGTCCGTTTGCATTTCTGTTTATAAATACCCCATTGACGTCCCTTTTCAAGTTTTACTCTCTTCACAACATAAAGCTTGCATCTTTCTTTTTCCTGAGTTCTCCCTTCGTCTTCCtcagttttcttttcttcagaacaaccatcattttcttcaatggc from Lotus japonicus ecotype B-129 chromosome 2, LjGifu_v1.2 includes:
- the LOC130736475 gene encoding secretory carrier-associated membrane protein 1-like, which encodes MEQILKYCLFINLIHICLKWKNPGSVPSANSRLSPLSPEPYESGATIDIPLDSSKDTKAKEKELQAKESELKRREQELKRREDAIARAGIVIEEKNWPPFFPIINHDIANEIPIHLQRIQYIAFTTWLGLVLCLSWNFVAVTTTWIKGEGPTIWFLAIIYFISGAPGSYVMWYRPLYRAMRTDSALKFGWFFLSYHLHIVFCVFAAVAPPIIFKGKSLGGILAAIDVLGDHALVGIFYFIGFGLFCLESLLSIWVIQQVMMYFRGSGKAAAMKRETARGTMMAAL